One region of Drosophila subobscura isolate 14011-0131.10 chromosome J, UCBerk_Dsub_1.0, whole genome shotgun sequence genomic DNA includes:
- the LOC117895643 gene encoding zinc finger protein 37 homolog has product MDKLDKCRVCCCRVKWEDEAYNLLQIPKVAAMFTACTNLSVDPREQYTLPSALCCGCYEELEKFHAFRTLCIEADTKWRAIKEGTDADVDVGVDIPDVNETLREFDLLMARKSTAPPIEPIALAPDLPIELIQPCPVPQMESTQLRPWSPLTTIHASRVPLLASIHQIPEPPLPPINSSPVLIESIQIIPAQPSESIVWKNPVPAIESTQLELLEFMDAKRSNQTSRQNKEQNETNQNPQTVHTKLRSSKERPPRSAQKKTEEESKEPNRKTPKDPEKAPRSAKNKTVEEVKKPNGKTSKNPEKAPTDLYVLQRSSEEKRHRSAKNKTVEEVKSKDHEKSISEQANSDQDRLDISKSVKPRPNVYQNGPYSLKRIILDKYLNGTNPHVEEVPSEQPKIESTDDGKSSESSSQTPRKKNKSHTGEAIEESYKSHAAEVIGESSNQDFVSRFFTCDICCKKFASERRCQIHKQQHGGHLLFPCKQPGCAESFNRREQRTEHMKIHTVNWFICEQEGCNKKYRHKATLVTHQRKAHDIGGSASKSHACEFCGKVFHTLATLNHHRYTHKDKIQMPFACEEPGCSLRFRKRHHLLDHTMRHKGIMNYECPHCGVKKMTLHELKVHINHHTLERTWSCPHCSKVCNSSTNLGAHIRAIHEAVRKYQCGYCNMSFVRSHTRRYHEMIHTGERNYKCMECGKGFTQPATLRSHRKIHERSKPRPPTPVVSIVPVLSVVPMSITVVGSELLQK; this is encoded by the exons ATGGATAAATTGGACAAGTGTCGcgtgtgctgctgccgagTCAAATGGGAGGACGAGGCATACAACTTGTTGCAGATCCCCAAAGTGGCAGCAATGTTCACAGCCTGCACAAATTTGTCGGTGGATCCGCGGGAGCAGTATACGCTGCCCAGTGCCCTTTGCTGTGGTTGCTACGAGGAGCTGGAAAAGTTCCACGCATTTCGTACCCTCTGCATAGAAGCAGACACCAAATGGCGCGCAATCAAAGAAGGaacggatgcggatgtggatgtcgGTGTGGATATCCCGGATGTGAATGAGACTCTACGCGAATTCGACCTACTGATGGCAAGGAAAAGCACGGCTCCACCCATTGAACCCATAGCGCTAGCTCCTGATCTACCCATTGAACTCATACAGCCATGTCCTGTTCCGCAAATGGAATCCACACAGCTACGTCCGTGGTCACCCCTTACAACCATTCATGCAAGTCGTGTGCCACTGcttgcatccatccatcagaTTCCTGAGCCGCCCCTTCCACCCATAAATTCGAGTCCTGTCCTCATTGAATCCATACAGATAATTCCTGCCCAACCCTCGGAATCCATAGTATGGAAAAATCCTGTGCCAGCCATTGAGTCCAcacagctggagctgctggagtttATGGATGCCAAAAGGAGTAATCAAACGTCACGGCAGAATAAggaacaaaatgaaacgaacCAAAACCCCCAAACG GTTCATACAAAGTTGCGTTCCTCAAAAGAAAGGCCCCCCCGAAGTGCACAGAAGAAAACTGAGGAAGAGAGCAAGGAACCTAATCGGAAGACTCCAAAAGATCCCGAAAAG GCTCCACGAAGTGCAAAGAATAAAACTGTTGAAGAAGTCAAGAAACCTAATGGAAAGACTTCAAAAAATCCCGAAAAG GCTCCTACAGACCTTTATGTTCTCCAGCGATCCTCAGAAGAAAAGCGTCATCGGAGTGCAAAGAATAAAACTGTGGAAGAAGTCAAGTCAAAAGATCACGAAAAG TCTATTTCAGAACAG GCTAATTCAGACCAGGATCGTCTGGATATCTCCAAAAGCGTCAAACCGCGCCCAAATGTCTATCAAAATGGTCCATATTCATTAAAAAGAATAATTTTGGACAAGTATCTAAATGGAACAAATCCACATGTAGAGGAG GTCCCTTCAGAGCAACCGAAGATCGAGAGCACAGATGACGGAAAGAGTTCCGAAAGTTCAAGCCAGACAccaaggaaaaaaaataaatcacataCAGGAGAGGCGATTGAAGAATCCTACAAGTCACATGCAGCAGAGGTGATAGGAGAATCTTCCAATCAGGACTTTGTCAGTCGCTTTTTTACGTGCGACATCTGCTGCAAGAAATTTGCTTCCGAAAGACGCTGCCAGatccacaagcagcagcatggtGGCCATCTGCTCTTTCCCTGCAAACAGCCTGGGTGTGCGGAAAGCTTTAATAGACGGGAGCAACGCACTGAGCACATGAAGATACACACGGTAAATTGGTTCATCTGCGAACAGGAGGGATGCAACAAGAAATACCGTCACAAGGCAACGTTGGTGACACACCAGCGAAAAGCCCATGATATAGGAGGGTCCGCCTCCAAGTCGCACGCTTGCGAGTTTTGCGGCAAGGTATTCCACACTCTGGCCACGCTCAATCATCATCGGTACACGCACAAGGACAAGATACAAATGCCGTTTGCCTGCGAGGAGCCGGGCTGCTCCTTGCGCTTCCGGAAACGGCACCACCTCCTGGACCATACGATGCGACACAAGGGCATCATGAACTACGAGTGTCCCCACTGCGGCGTGAAGAAGATGACCCTGCACGAGCTCAAAGTCCACATCAATCACCACACTCTGGAGCGCACCTGGTCCTGCCCGCACTGCTCGAAGGTTTGCAACAGTTCGACCAATCTGGGAGCGCACATTCGTGCGATCCATGAAGCTGTTAGGAAATATCAGTGCGGCTATTGCAACATGTCCTTTGTGAGGTCCCACACGAGGCGATATCACGAGATGATTCACACGGGCGAGAGGAACTACAAGTGCATGGAGTGTGGCAAGGGTTTCACCCAGCCCGCCACACTGCGCTCCCACCGAAAGATCCACGAGAGATCCAAGCCGAGACCACCAACTCCTGTTGTCTCCATAGTTCCTGTGCTTTCCGTGGTGCCCATGTCGATTACCGTGGTGGGCAGCGAATTGCTTCAAAAATAA